The Mycolicibacterium lutetiense genome window below encodes:
- the cobC gene encoding Rv2231c family pyridoxal phosphate-dependent protein CobC has translation MPHPPRAGARYHGDQAALPGMLDFAVNVRPGGPPSWLTDRLAARLPDLGSYPSQADQLRAVEAVAARHGRSEDEVALLAGGAEGFALLAGLQPHLAALVAPSFTEPEAVLAAAGVPIQHVVLPFPFTLAGSAVPDEADLVVIGNPTNPTGVLHPVDAILALRRPGRLVVVDEAFADGIPGAAQTLAGESLPDVLVLRSLTKTWSLAGLRVGYALGAPDVLARLTAPRPHWPLGTLQLEAIAATSSSEAVAEADTGARRLAELRAAMVAGLEALGLGVVAGEAPFVLFTVPDAELMRKHLESKSIAVRRCDTFVGLPDNYLRAAVRPEWPALIDAMTEVLQ, from the coding sequence GTGCCACACCCACCCCGCGCAGGCGCCCGCTACCACGGCGACCAGGCCGCATTGCCGGGCATGCTGGACTTCGCGGTGAACGTCCGCCCCGGTGGTCCGCCGTCCTGGCTGACCGACCGGCTCGCGGCCCGGCTGCCCGACCTGGGCAGCTACCCGAGCCAGGCCGATCAGCTCCGCGCCGTCGAAGCCGTCGCGGCGCGCCACGGCCGAAGTGAAGACGAAGTGGCACTGCTGGCCGGTGGGGCCGAAGGATTTGCCCTGCTGGCCGGACTACAGCCACACCTGGCCGCACTGGTGGCCCCGTCGTTCACCGAACCCGAAGCCGTGCTGGCCGCGGCCGGTGTGCCGATCCAGCACGTGGTGCTGCCGTTCCCGTTCACACTGGCGGGCAGTGCGGTGCCGGACGAGGCGGACCTGGTGGTGATCGGCAACCCGACCAATCCGACCGGGGTGCTGCACCCTGTCGACGCCATTCTGGCGCTGCGCCGGCCAGGCCGACTGGTGGTGGTGGACGAGGCATTCGCCGACGGCATTCCTGGCGCGGCCCAGACGCTGGCCGGAGAATCGCTGCCTGACGTGCTGGTGCTGCGCAGCCTGACAAAGACCTGGTCACTGGCCGGGCTACGGGTGGGATACGCGCTCGGTGCGCCCGACGTACTGGCCCGGCTCACCGCGCCGCGCCCGCACTGGCCGCTGGGCACCCTGCAACTGGAGGCCATCGCAGCGACCAGCAGCTCCGAAGCGGTGGCTGAGGCCGACACCGGGGCCCGTCGGCTCGCCGAACTTCGGGCCGCGATGGTCGCCGGGCTCGAGGCGCTCGGACTGGGCGTGGTGGCCGGCGAGGCGCCGTTTGTACTGTTCACCGTGCCCGACGCCGAGTTGATGCGAAAACATCTGGAAAGCAAAAGCATCGCAGTACGGCGTTGCGATACTTTCGTGGGCCTGCCGGATAATTACCTGCGTGCCGCGGTGCGGCCGGAATGGCCCGCACTCATCGACGCCATGACGGAGGTACTGCAATGA
- a CDS encoding helix-turn-helix domain-containing protein, which produces MEAKSVDPADIDAVVRSRLRELRAERGLTLEDVARRAQIDVSTLSRLESGKRRLALDHLPRLAAALSVTTDELLRAPQAEDPRVTGSSHTHHDITYWPLTRQGPAGGLHAYKIRISAKRRKPPAEFPVHEGRDWMYVLSGQLRLILGEQDFVVNPGEAVEFSTWTPHWFGAVDGPVEAITILGPHGEQLHLHA; this is translated from the coding sequence ATGGAGGCAAAATCAGTCGATCCCGCCGACATCGACGCCGTGGTCCGGAGTCGTCTGCGCGAGTTGCGGGCCGAACGCGGGCTCACCCTCGAAGACGTCGCCCGCCGCGCACAGATCGACGTCTCCACGCTGAGCCGGCTGGAATCGGGTAAACGCCGACTGGCCCTGGACCACCTGCCCCGCCTGGCCGCCGCACTGTCGGTGACCACCGACGAGTTGCTGCGCGCACCGCAGGCCGAGGACCCCCGCGTCACCGGCAGCTCACACACCCACCACGACATCACGTACTGGCCGTTGACCCGGCAGGGCCCGGCGGGCGGCCTGCACGCCTACAAGATCCGGATCAGCGCCAAGCGCCGCAAGCCGCCCGCCGAATTCCCCGTCCACGAGGGTCGCGACTGGATGTACGTCCTGTCCGGACAGCTGCGCCTGATCCTGGGCGAACAGGACTTCGTCGTCAATCCCGGTGAGGCCGTGGAATTCTCGACCTGGACACCGCACTGGTTCGGGGCCGTGGACGGCCCGGTCGAGGCGATCACCATCCTCGGCCCGCACGGCGAGCAACTACACCTGCACGCCTGA
- a CDS encoding VOC family protein, with translation MMKIAYTHLWVHDQEVALKFWTEKVGMEVREDVSFPEEMGAFRWVTVGPPGQDDVGIVLMAVPGEPVMDESTRKQVQDLTAKGFAGTVFLTTDDCQKSYEELSARGVEFTEPPNQMPYGIDSGFRDPSGNSIRLTQRTD, from the coding sequence ATGATGAAAATCGCATACACACACCTGTGGGTTCACGATCAGGAAGTCGCACTGAAATTCTGGACCGAGAAGGTCGGAATGGAAGTGCGCGAAGATGTTTCGTTCCCTGAGGAGATGGGCGCCTTTCGATGGGTCACGGTCGGCCCGCCCGGGCAGGACGACGTGGGCATCGTGCTGATGGCCGTGCCCGGCGAGCCGGTGATGGATGAATCCACCCGCAAGCAGGTTCAGGATCTGACCGCAAAAGGCTTCGCGGGCACGGTGTTTCTGACTACCGACGATTGCCAGAAGAGCTACGAGGAGCTGAGCGCCCGCGGCGTCGAATTCACCGAACCGCCGAACCAGATGCCCTACGGCATCGACTCGGGCTTCCGTGACCCGTCGGGCAACAGCATCCGGCTGACCCAGCGCACCGACTAA
- a CDS encoding cobalamin biosynthesis protein has translation MFAPRSPRACPPDWHRRAAGIAVGFLADLLLGDPRRGHPVAGFGTGAARLEKLIYADNRGAGVLHTGLLLGGLAGLGWAAGRGDRIWVTAAATYIALGGTSLNRVGVQMSTRLQTADLDGARALLPSLCGRDPAALDPSGLTRATVESLAENTSDAQVAPLLWAAIGGVPGVLVYRGANTLDAMIGHRSPRYNYFGWAAARFDDVLNYLPARLTGVLAVLCAPVVGGSPAAALRAWRRDASRHPSPNAGVAEASFAGALGVRLGGPTQYAHQLEIRPTLGDGRMPEVADVARAVRLSRAVQASAAAVSVLLVVVSGACRSGRRSSPRR, from the coding sequence GTGTTTGCGCCGAGAAGTCCGCGGGCGTGCCCGCCGGACTGGCACCGCCGAGCCGCCGGTATCGCCGTCGGGTTCCTGGCTGACCTGCTGCTGGGCGATCCCCGTCGCGGACATCCGGTGGCCGGGTTCGGCACGGGCGCAGCACGGTTGGAAAAGCTGATCTACGCCGACAACCGTGGGGCAGGTGTGCTGCACACCGGGCTGCTGCTCGGGGGTCTGGCCGGGCTGGGCTGGGCGGCGGGACGTGGTGACCGCATCTGGGTGACCGCGGCGGCCACCTATATCGCGCTCGGCGGAACCTCGCTCAACCGGGTGGGCGTCCAGATGTCGACGCGGCTGCAGACCGCCGATCTCGACGGTGCGCGTGCCCTGTTGCCCTCGTTGTGCGGGCGGGATCCGGCCGCGCTGGATCCTTCTGGTCTGACCCGGGCCACGGTGGAGTCGCTGGCCGAGAACACATCTGATGCCCAGGTGGCGCCGCTGTTGTGGGCGGCGATCGGCGGAGTGCCCGGGGTGCTGGTGTACCGGGGCGCCAACACACTGGACGCGATGATCGGGCACCGCTCGCCGCGGTACAACTACTTCGGTTGGGCGGCAGCCCGATTCGACGATGTACTGAACTACCTTCCGGCCCGGCTGACCGGGGTGCTGGCGGTGCTGTGCGCACCGGTGGTCGGCGGTTCACCGGCCGCGGCGTTGCGCGCGTGGCGACGCGACGCATCCCGCCATCCCAGCCCCAACGCCGGAGTGGCCGAGGCGTCGTTCGCCGGCGCGCTCGGGGTGCGTCTGGGTGGCCCGACGCAGTACGCGCATCAGCTGGAGATCCGGCCCACGCTGGGCGACGGGCGCATGCCCGAGGTAGCCGACGTGGCCCGGGCGGTGCGGCTGTCGCGCGCGGTGCAGGCCTCGGCGGCGGCCGTGTCGGTGCTGCTCGTAGTGGTCAGCGGCGCTTGCCGTAGCGGTCGGCGATCTTCTCCTCGCCGGTGA
- a CDS encoding bifunctional RNase H/acid phosphatase yields the protein MKVLVEADGGSRGNPGPAGYGTVVFDAEHAAVLAERKEAIGRATNNVAEYRGLIAGLEAAAELGAAEVAVSMDSKLVVEQMSGRWKVKHPDLIPLQRRGAELAAGFDRVSYSWIPRERNSHADRLANEAMDAAAGIVDAKPAAEVALSAPGWTGATGSPTRLLLLRHGQTELSIARRYSGRGNPVLTEEGRRQADAAARYLGARGGVAAVVSSPLERAYETAAAAGKALGVDVRVDDDLIETDFGEWEGLTFAEAAQRDPELHRRWLRDTSVEPPGGESFDAVAHRVRRARDRIIAEYGDATVLVVSHVTPIKTILRLALDAGEGILYRLHLDLASLSIAEFYSDGGSSVRLVNQTAYL from the coding sequence GTGAAGGTTCTCGTCGAGGCCGACGGCGGGTCCCGGGGAAATCCCGGACCGGCGGGCTACGGCACGGTGGTGTTCGATGCCGAGCACGCCGCGGTATTGGCCGAACGCAAGGAAGCGATCGGCCGAGCCACCAACAACGTCGCCGAATATCGCGGCCTGATCGCCGGTCTGGAGGCCGCCGCCGAACTCGGCGCGGCCGAGGTGGCGGTGTCGATGGATTCCAAACTCGTCGTGGAACAGATGTCGGGGCGCTGGAAGGTCAAGCATCCCGATCTGATTCCGCTGCAGCGTCGAGGGGCTGAGCTGGCCGCGGGTTTCGATCGGGTCAGCTACTCGTGGATTCCACGGGAGCGCAACAGCCATGCCGACCGGCTGGCCAACGAAGCGATGGACGCAGCCGCGGGCATCGTCGACGCGAAGCCCGCCGCCGAGGTCGCGCTGTCCGCGCCCGGGTGGACCGGCGCCACCGGATCTCCCACCCGGCTGTTGCTGCTGCGCCACGGCCAGACCGAATTATCCATCGCGCGGAGGTATTCGGGGCGTGGCAATCCGGTGCTGACCGAGGAAGGGCGCAGGCAGGCCGATGCCGCCGCGCGCTATCTGGGCGCACGCGGGGGAGTCGCGGCGGTGGTCAGCTCGCCGCTGGAGCGGGCGTATGAGACGGCTGCGGCGGCGGGCAAGGCCCTCGGTGTCGATGTCCGTGTCGACGACGACCTGATCGAAACAGACTTCGGCGAGTGGGAAGGATTGACGTTCGCCGAAGCCGCGCAACGGGATCCGGAACTACACCGGCGCTGGCTGCGTGACACCAGCGTCGAGCCGCCCGGTGGCGAGAGCTTCGATGCCGTCGCACACCGGGTCCGTCGGGCCCGCGACCGGATCATCGCCGAGTACGGTGACGCAACGGTTCTCGTGGTGTCACACGTGACGCCGATCAAGACCATCCTGCGGCTGGCGCTGGACGCCGGTGAGGGCATCCTCTACCGGCTGCACCTGGATCTGGCCTCGCTGTCGATCGCCGAGTTCTACTCCGACGGAGGTTCATCGGTGCGGCTGGTGAACCAGACCGCCTACCTGTAA
- a CDS encoding bifunctional NAD(P)/FAD-dependent oxidoreductase/class I SAM-dependent methyltransferase produces MDNIWDCVIVGGGAAGLSAALVLGRARRRVLLVDAGDQSNLAAHGIGGLLASDGRPPAELYSAGRAELAAYPTVEVRTGEVVTGEPGFVLELADGTRERARTVLLATGMEYRPPNIAGLEALWGDSVFHCPFCHGWEMRDAPVAVIAQGDRAVHSALMMRGWTEDLMVLTNGDSGLDDAQVKALDAAGIGIDERLIAQFVADDGELAAVEFTDGARLARRGALVAATLHQRSLLATHLGAVSAPGPIAVDALVVDAFARTSVPGLFAAGDLGAQMPQVATAVASGSQAGAAVVQYLLGEDVGLPVPPWPAQTAVTAQYWERHYGQRGRIWSGRVNAQLAKIAADLPAGRALDLGCGEGGDSVWLAEQGWQVTGVDVSDTALARALAEAQDRGVADRTTFERHDLSESIPDGGFDLVSAQFLQSPIAMDRAEVLRRAAGAVADGGLLVIVDHGAAPPWAPEHVRRFPFPSADEVVDSLNLDATQWERVRVGTDEREATGPDGQPGTLIDNVMVLRRRG; encoded by the coding sequence ATGGACAACATCTGGGATTGCGTCATCGTCGGCGGCGGGGCCGCCGGGTTGAGTGCGGCGCTGGTACTGGGCCGGGCCCGGCGCCGCGTGCTGCTGGTCGACGCGGGAGATCAAAGCAACCTGGCCGCACACGGAATCGGCGGCCTGCTCGCCAGCGATGGCCGCCCACCCGCTGAGCTCTACTCCGCGGGCCGCGCCGAGTTGGCTGCCTACCCCACGGTCGAGGTGCGTACCGGCGAGGTCGTCACGGGCGAGCCGGGTTTTGTGCTGGAGCTGGCCGACGGCACCCGCGAGCGCGCCAGGACGGTGCTGCTGGCCACCGGCATGGAGTACCGGCCGCCGAACATCGCCGGGCTCGAAGCACTGTGGGGCGACTCGGTTTTCCACTGCCCGTTCTGCCACGGCTGGGAGATGCGGGATGCGCCGGTCGCCGTCATCGCGCAGGGGGATCGCGCCGTGCACTCGGCGTTGATGATGCGCGGCTGGACCGAAGACCTGATGGTGCTCACCAACGGCGACAGCGGCCTGGACGACGCACAGGTCAAGGCGCTGGACGCCGCCGGAATCGGCATCGACGAGCGGCTGATCGCCCAGTTCGTAGCGGACGACGGCGAACTGGCTGCGGTGGAGTTCACCGACGGCGCCCGCCTGGCCCGGCGCGGCGCGTTGGTTGCCGCCACGCTGCACCAACGTTCACTGCTGGCCACGCACCTCGGCGCCGTTTCGGCACCCGGGCCGATCGCCGTGGACGCACTCGTCGTCGACGCGTTCGCCCGCACCTCGGTGCCAGGGCTTTTCGCCGCAGGCGATCTGGGCGCCCAGATGCCTCAGGTGGCCACAGCGGTGGCGTCGGGCAGTCAGGCCGGCGCCGCCGTCGTGCAATACCTGCTCGGCGAAGACGTCGGCCTACCGGTGCCGCCGTGGCCCGCCCAGACCGCCGTCACCGCCCAGTACTGGGAACGGCACTACGGGCAGCGCGGCCGCATCTGGAGTGGCCGCGTCAACGCCCAGCTGGCGAAGATCGCCGCGGATCTGCCCGCCGGCCGGGCCCTCGATCTGGGCTGCGGCGAGGGCGGTGACTCCGTGTGGTTGGCCGAACAGGGCTGGCAGGTCACGGGAGTCGACGTCTCCGACACCGCGCTCGCGCGGGCCTTGGCCGAAGCGCAGGACCGCGGCGTGGCCGACCGCACCACGTTCGAACGCCACGACCTGTCCGAGAGCATCCCGGACGGCGGCTTCGATCTGGTCTCGGCTCAGTTCCTGCAGTCGCCGATTGCGATGGACCGCGCCGAAGTGCTGCGTCGGGCCGCCGGCGCGGTGGCCGACGGCGGTCTGTTGGTCATCGTCGATCATGGGGCCGCACCGCCCTGGGCGCCCGAGCATGTCCGGAGGTTCCCGTTCCCCAGCGCCGACGAGGTCGTCGACTCACTGAACCTCGATGCCACGCAATGGGAACGCGTCCGGGTGGGTACCGATGAGCGGGAAGCGACGGGGCCGGACGGGCAGCCCGGAACCCTGATCGACAACGTGATGGTGCTCCGCCGCAGAGGCTAG
- a CDS encoding low molecular weight protein-tyrosine-phosphatase codes for MSELLHVTFVCSGNICRSPMAEKMFAHQIGERGLADVVRVTSGGTGGWHAGDGADSRACLVLRERGYPSDHVAAQVCDDHLGADMVVALGRNHTRILTDLGVTSDRLRMLRSFDPRSGAHALDVEDPYYGGKTDFEDVFTVIESSLPGLHAWIDATLAERGIRGTAV; via the coding sequence GTGTCTGAGTTGCTACATGTGACATTCGTGTGTTCGGGCAACATCTGCCGGTCCCCGATGGCCGAGAAAATGTTCGCCCACCAGATCGGCGAACGCGGCCTGGCCGACGTGGTTCGGGTGACCAGCGGTGGTACCGGCGGCTGGCACGCCGGTGACGGCGCCGACAGCCGCGCCTGCCTGGTGTTGCGTGAGCGCGGTTATCCCAGCGATCACGTCGCCGCCCAGGTCTGCGATGACCATCTCGGTGCCGACATGGTGGTCGCGTTGGGCCGCAATCACACGCGCATCCTGACCGATCTGGGCGTGACGAGCGACCGGCTGCGGATGCTCCGCTCGTTCGACCCGCGGTCGGGAGCGCATGCCCTCGATGTGGAGGATCCGTACTACGGCGGCAAGACGGATTTCGAGGATGTGTTCACCGTGATCGAGTCATCCCTGCCCGGTCTGCACGCCTGGATCGACGCGACGCTGGCCGAGCGGGGAATCCGAGGAACGGCAGTCTGA
- a CDS encoding Nif3-like dinuclear metal center hexameric protein — MSARPAGVPLADVIAALDAAYPPHLAHDWDSVGLVCGDPDETVESVTIAVDATEAVIDEVPERGLLLAHHPLLLRGVDTVAADTAKGALIHRLIRTGRALFSAHTNADAASPGVSDALAEALGLTVEAVLSPAAPGPDLDKWVVFVPAAHAVRVRAALFDAGAGRIGDYSHCSWSVPGTGQFLPHDGAAPAIGEVGTVEQVAEDRVEVIAPSRLRATILSALRAAHPYEEPAFDIIALAPIPGDVGIGRIGRLNRPEPLSAFASRVRVALPATSWGVRTSGDPDAIVSRVAVCGGAGDSLLGTVARTDVQAYVTSDLRHHPADEHRRASPVALVDVAHWATEFPWCAQAAGVLNGQFGDALEVRVSSVRTDPWNVEC, encoded by the coding sequence ATGAGCGCGCGACCGGCCGGGGTGCCGTTGGCCGACGTGATCGCCGCCCTGGACGCGGCGTACCCGCCGCACCTGGCCCACGATTGGGACTCGGTCGGGTTGGTGTGCGGGGACCCCGACGAAACCGTCGAATCGGTGACGATCGCGGTCGACGCAACCGAAGCCGTGATCGACGAGGTGCCCGAGCGCGGTCTGCTGCTGGCCCACCATCCACTGCTGCTGCGCGGCGTGGACACGGTGGCCGCCGACACGGCCAAGGGCGCCCTGATCCACCGGCTGATCCGCACCGGACGGGCCCTGTTCAGCGCTCACACGAACGCGGATGCCGCGTCACCCGGAGTATCCGACGCATTGGCCGAGGCGCTGGGCCTGACTGTCGAGGCGGTGCTGTCGCCGGCGGCGCCGGGCCCCGACCTGGACAAATGGGTGGTGTTCGTGCCGGCCGCGCACGCGGTGAGAGTGCGGGCGGCGTTGTTCGACGCCGGAGCCGGGCGCATCGGCGACTATTCGCACTGCAGTTGGAGCGTGCCCGGTACCGGGCAGTTCCTGCCGCACGACGGGGCCGCCCCGGCCATCGGCGAGGTGGGCACCGTCGAGCAGGTGGCCGAGGACCGGGTGGAGGTGATCGCGCCCTCGCGGCTGCGCGCTACCATCCTGTCCGCCCTGCGGGCCGCCCATCCCTACGAGGAACCGGCCTTCGACATCATCGCGCTGGCGCCGATCCCCGGCGACGTGGGAATCGGCCGGATCGGGCGCTTGAACCGGCCAGAGCCGTTGTCGGCCTTCGCCTCCCGGGTACGGGTCGCGCTGCCGGCCACCTCGTGGGGGGTGCGGACCTCGGGGGATCCCGACGCCATCGTGTCGCGGGTCGCGGTGTGCGGGGGAGCGGGCGACTCGCTGTTGGGCACGGTGGCCCGTACCGATGTACAGGCTTACGTCACCTCAGATTTACGGCACCATCCCGCCGACGAGCATCGACGCGCCTCACCGGTCGCGCTCGTCGACGTGGCGCATTGGGCCACCGAGTTCCCCTGGTGCGCCCAGGCCGCCGGAGTGCTGAACGGGCAGTTCGGTGACGCACTTGAGGTGCGGGTGTCCTCGGTGCGCACCGACCCGTGGAACGTCGAGTGCTGA
- a CDS encoding oxygenase MpaB family protein has translation MRLGPPQRPRRVTDLLNPAAALLPAANVIMQLASPGVGYGVLESPVDSGNVYKHPFKRARTTGTYLAAATMGTDADRRLLRTQIDKVHALVRSRASSPVSYNAFDPRLQLWVAACLYRYYIDMHEFLYGPLDEESADAIYADARTLGTTLQVRDEMWPEDRDAFDAYWKQSLQDLRIDLPVREHLYGVAAMAFLPAPLRLLAGRFNLFATTGFLPAEFRSHMQLGWTDDQQRRFERLLIGLRVADRVIPHEVWLLGYQIYLWDMRIRDRLGKRVV, from the coding sequence ATGAGGCTGGGTCCGCCACAACGCCCGCGACGGGTCACCGATCTGCTCAACCCGGCGGCGGCGCTGCTGCCCGCGGCCAACGTCATCATGCAACTGGCGTCCCCGGGTGTCGGTTACGGGGTGCTGGAGAGCCCGGTCGACAGCGGCAACGTCTACAAGCATCCGTTCAAACGGGCCCGCACCACCGGCACCTATCTGGCCGCGGCCACCATGGGAACCGACGCCGACCGTAGGCTGCTGCGCACCCAGATCGACAAGGTGCACGCGCTGGTCCGCTCACGGGCCTCAAGCCCGGTGTCCTACAACGCTTTCGATCCGCGCCTGCAACTGTGGGTGGCGGCCTGCCTGTACCGCTACTACATCGATATGCACGAGTTCCTCTACGGTCCGCTCGACGAGGAGTCCGCCGACGCGATCTACGCCGACGCCCGCACGCTGGGCACCACCTTGCAGGTGCGCGACGAGATGTGGCCGGAAGACCGGGACGCCTTCGATGCGTATTGGAAGCAGTCGCTGCAGGACCTGCGGATCGACCTGCCGGTGCGAGAGCATTTGTACGGGGTCGCCGCGATGGCGTTCTTGCCTGCTCCGCTGCGGCTGCTGGCCGGCCGGTTCAACCTGTTCGCCACCACCGGATTCCTGCCCGCCGAGTTCCGCAGCCATATGCAGTTGGGCTGGACGGACGATCAGCAGCGGCGTTTCGAGAGGCTGTTGATCGGCCTGCGGGTCGCCGATCGCGTGATCCCGCACGAGGTGTGGCTGTTGGGCTATCAGATCTATCTGTGGGACATGCGGATCCGTGACCGTCTCGGCAAACGAGTGGTCTGA
- a CDS encoding SURF1 family cytochrome oxidase biogenesis protein encodes MRRLAFLLRPQWVAFFIVVVAFAYLCFTVLAPWQLGKNTSTSRENNQITHSLQADPVPVTTFLPQQDSAAPDAQWQRVTATGHYLPKAEVLVRLRVVDGAPAFEVLTPFAVDDGPVVLVDRGFIEPIDGNKVPEFAAAPTGQVSITARLRDEEALIPGKTPFRSDDGAQQVYSINTGQIASLTGVPLTGSYLQLVADQPGGLGEISLPHLDAGPFLSYGIQWIAFGIVAPLGLGYFVYAELQQRRRERAAAQAAEKEPPRELTGEEKIADRYGKRR; translated from the coding sequence ATGCGACGCTTGGCCTTCCTGCTACGACCGCAATGGGTGGCGTTCTTCATCGTGGTGGTCGCTTTCGCCTACTTGTGTTTCACGGTGCTGGCGCCGTGGCAGCTGGGCAAGAACACCTCGACTTCGCGGGAGAACAACCAGATCACGCATTCACTGCAGGCCGACCCGGTTCCGGTGACCACCTTTCTGCCACAGCAGGATTCGGCCGCCCCCGACGCGCAGTGGCAGCGGGTTACCGCTACCGGGCACTACCTGCCCAAGGCGGAGGTGCTGGTCCGGCTGCGGGTGGTCGACGGCGCACCGGCGTTCGAAGTGCTCACCCCGTTCGCCGTCGACGACGGGCCGGTGGTGCTGGTCGATCGGGGCTTCATCGAACCGATCGACGGAAACAAGGTGCCCGAGTTCGCGGCCGCACCCACCGGTCAGGTGTCGATCACCGCGCGTCTGCGGGACGAGGAAGCCCTCATCCCGGGCAAGACGCCGTTCCGCAGCGACGACGGCGCACAGCAGGTGTACTCGATCAATACCGGGCAGATCGCCTCGCTCACCGGCGTACCGCTGACCGGGTCGTACCTGCAGCTGGTGGCCGACCAGCCGGGCGGGCTCGGGGAGATCTCCCTTCCGCACCTCGACGCCGGGCCGTTCCTGTCCTACGGCATCCAGTGGATCGCGTTCGGCATCGTCGCCCCGCTCGGTCTCGGCTACTTCGTCTACGCCGAGTTGCAGCAGCGCAGGCGCGAACGGGCAGCGGCCCAGGCGGCCGAGAAGGAACCGCCCCGGGAACTCACCGGCGAGGAGAAGATCGCCGACCGCTACGGCAAGCGCCGCTGA
- a CDS encoding zinc ribbon domain-containing protein: MKAEVKQQRSLLALTEVDAELGRLEHRAKHLAEQKKVDEAQAEYAAAGDGVGVLGIALEDLEAQVTKLEGEIDSVRQREDRDRKLIDGGTVGAKQVAEIQHELETLQRRQSSLEDSLLELMERREELSGQQAAASQRIDEMQAALSAAQQARDAALVEIDAAKHQAATRRAGLVGLIDPELVDLYERQRSRGGAGAGLLQGRRCGACRIEIDRGESARIAAAAEDDVLRCPECGAILLRFKQ, encoded by the coding sequence ATGAAAGCCGAAGTAAAACAACAACGTTCGCTTCTCGCGCTGACCGAGGTCGATGCCGAACTCGGGCGCCTCGAGCACCGCGCCAAGCACCTGGCCGAACAGAAGAAGGTCGACGAGGCGCAGGCTGAGTACGCCGCCGCAGGCGACGGGGTGGGCGTTCTGGGTATCGCCCTGGAAGACCTGGAAGCCCAGGTGACCAAGCTCGAAGGTGAGATCGACTCGGTCCGTCAGCGTGAGGACCGCGACCGCAAGCTGATCGACGGTGGCACGGTCGGCGCCAAGCAGGTTGCCGAGATTCAGCATGAGCTGGAAACCTTGCAGCGCAGGCAATCCAGCCTGGAGGACTCCCTGCTGGAGCTGATGGAACGCCGCGAGGAACTGTCGGGGCAGCAGGCCGCGGCGTCGCAACGCATCGACGAGATGCAGGCCGCGCTGTCGGCGGCCCAGCAGGCCCGCGATGCCGCACTGGTGGAAATCGACGCGGCCAAGCATCAGGCCGCGACTCGTCGGGCAGGTCTGGTCGGTCTCATCGATCCCGAACTCGTCGATCTCTACGAACGGCAGCGGTCCCGCGGCGGGGCGGGGGCCGGACTGCTGCAGGGCCGGCGCTGCGGTGCCTGCCGGATCGAGATCGACCGCGGCGAGAGCGCCCGGATCGCCGCGGCCGCCGAAGACGACGTACTGCGCTGCCCGGAGTGCGGAGCAATCCTGTTGCGGTTCAAACAGTGA
- a CDS encoding HAD-IA family hydrolase, translated as MTDTLELTRPQLVLFDLDGTLTDSAAGIVSSFRHALTHVGAGIPDGDLAGRIVGPPMHETLQALSLGEVSFDADTAIAAYRADYTSRGWAMNSLFDGVEALLADLQSAGVRLAVATSKAEPTARRILEHFGLDGYFEVIAGASPDGVRAAKADVVAYALAQLQPLPQRVLMVGDRMHDVEGAAEHGIGTVVVGWGYGAADFDGPTGLAGATAHAHVDTVAALREVLGV; from the coding sequence GTGACTGACACGCTGGAACTCACCCGACCGCAGCTGGTGCTGTTCGATCTCGACGGCACCCTGACCGATTCAGCGGCCGGGATCGTGTCGAGTTTCCGCCACGCGTTGACCCACGTCGGCGCCGGGATCCCGGACGGTGACCTGGCCGGACGCATCGTCGGCCCGCCCATGCACGAGACGTTGCAGGCGCTGAGTCTGGGCGAGGTGAGCTTCGATGCCGACACGGCGATCGCGGCCTACCGCGCCGATTACACGAGCCGCGGCTGGGCGATGAACAGCCTGTTCGACGGCGTCGAGGCGCTGCTGGCAGATCTGCAGTCCGCAGGGGTGCGGCTGGCGGTCGCCACCTCGAAGGCCGAGCCCACCGCGCGGCGCATCCTGGAGCATTTCGGCCTGGACGGCTACTTCGAGGTGATCGCCGGGGCCAGCCCCGACGGCGTCCGGGCGGCCAAGGCCGACGTCGTCGCCTACGCACTGGCCCAACTGCAACCCCTGCCGCAGCGCGTCCTGATGGTCGGCGACCGGATGCACGATGTCGAGGGTGCAGCCGAGCACGGGATCGGCACCGTGGTGGTCGGCTGGGGTTATGGCGCGGCAGATTTCGACGGCCCCACGGGGCTCGCTGGGGCGACCGCGCACGCCCACGTCGATACCGTCGCGGCCCTTCGGGAGGTGCTCGGTGTCTGA